The Eulemur rufifrons isolate Redbay chromosome 21, OSU_ERuf_1, whole genome shotgun sequence genomic interval AGCACTCTCTCTCCTGAGGCAGCCGAGGCAGGGCTCGGGGACCAGGGAAGCCTTTGGGCAAGAAGGGCTTCTGGGGCCTGGAGAGGCGGCTCGCCGAGCACCCCACGGCACCAGGACCAGGGGACGCGCGGAGGCACGGCTACCCCGTTACATTCAGTCTGCAGAGCCAGGCTCAGCCCCAGAGGagccaggaagaaaataaactattgtttgttttggtttaaaaaacaagaatcaaaaagaaaaaaaaggaacagatcaGTAGGAATAACAGCAACACAGGCCCGGAGGGCTCTTTAGTTGTAGAGAGGTAGGCGGTGGGGTCACCCTGACTGTCCCAGCGCCAGCGAGCAGCGCCGCCCTGCTCCAAGGGGGGCAGGATGTGCCCCCCAGCACCTGCTCCCCACAGAGTCAGGGTCGCACGcgcccacacacagacacaatacAAGCACACGTACACGCACACAGACGCCGCCCCGGCCGCGGGCAGCCCTGCCCCTCGCCAGCTCGGACGGCCTCGCTACCCTTCCTCCAAGCCGGCCTGCAGCAAAGGGACCAGGTCCCAGAGACCCACGTGACCCACGCCCACAGGCCCTGCGGCAGCCCTGGCGGGaggcaggggcctgggtgggatggggaggTAGTCGGGCCGGGCCCGCTGGCTTCCCTCCTCTCGGCTTCACTTGGTACAGACTGTCGATTAAAGCTCTGGGTGTGGGCAGGCCGGGCTGGAGGGGCCGCCGCAAGCCCCTGCTGGACCCAGGGGTCCCGCTCCTCCCGCCACGCCTCTGTGCGCCTCCTTGCGTGGGTTCCCGAGGGGCGAGTCTGCAGAGGGCGCCCGCGGGTCTTTGGCTTCTAGGAGGGGGAGGTGTGCATGCGCAGGTGGCTGATGAGGTTGCGGTGCTGGGTGAACTTGCCCCCGCAGAGCTGGCACTCATAGGGCTTCTCACCCGAGTGCACACGCATGTGCTCAGTGAGGCGGTACTGGCGTGTGAAGCGCATGCCGCACTCGTCGCAGGCGAAGGGCTTCAGGCCCAGGTGGCTCCGCATGTGGCGCGTCATGGTGCCGCGCTGCGTGAACATCTTGCCGCAGACGTTGCAGGGGAAGGGCCTCATCAGCCAGTGTGTCTTCTCGTGCTGCCGCATGGTGGCCGGGTCCTTGTAGGTCTTCTCACAGACCGAGCACTTGAAGGGCCGGGGCTCGGCCGCGTAGGCTGCACTGGACGCCGACAggtcctcagcttcctcctcGGCGCCCCCGCTGCCGGTCTCGTAGGCACCCTCCTCCTTGATGAACAGCTCCTCCTCCGTGTGCGTCTCCACGTGCGCGTTGAGCTGCTCGGAGCTAGGGAAGCCCTTGGCGCAGGGGATGCACACGTACAGGTTGTCCCCGTAGGGCACTGTCTCGTAGCCCTCCTGCAGGAAGAGGTAGTGGGCGCCGGCATGGCCGCTGCCCCCCTCGCTCCCGCTCTGCCCGCTGTCCTCACTGCCATCCTTGccgttctcctcctcctccttgcagGGGTACGGGGGCTCCCCATAGGTCCCACTGGGGCCACCCCCGCTGGCCAGGATGCCATTGGGAACCCTGTCCCCGAGCCCCTCGCCCTCCTCCCCTGGGCAGGGGCCCTTGGGCCCCACTTCTCTCCGCTCAAAGGGGGAGCCAGCCGCAGGCTCCTTCTTGCTCCACTCCTTCTTGCGGGCTGAGTGCCAGAGGCTCTTCCGAGgctgcccaccaggcccctccAGCAGGCTGAGGTGGCTGTCTTCAGCCCCCTCCAGATCCATGGGCTCATCAGGGGTGCCCCCCAGCTCGGCGTAAGAGGCACTGTTGGCAACGGGAGGGGCGGAGGCCGAGGGGGGCGAGCCGTGCTGACTGTCACTCAGCTGGGCCGGGTCATCAGGGGTGAGGTGGGGCCCGGGGGTggcgggaggcagaggtgggcttTTCTTGGACAGGTCCAGGCCCAGCTCCTGCTCACAGCCCCCACTGCTCCCAttggtgctgctgctgcagcccCCAAGGCCTGCTTCCCCGCCGGCTGGGCAGACAGCCAGGCCCGGGCCATGCACGCTCTCCTGGTTAGAGCCACCCAGGAAGAGCTCTTCATCTGAACCTTTGGCCTGGGGGAGCTCCTGGGGGGCGTGGGCCCCCTTGCGCCCGTCCACGAGCCCGGGATACCGAGCCTGGATGACGGAGGCTGTGGATAGCCGCTGGCTGCGGGGAGGCCGCCCCATGCCAGTGGCCCCGACCCGCCCAGAGCCAAAGGGCTTACCGGCCCGCTTGAGTTTGCGGCGGCAGAGGGCTGCCAACTCGGGCAGCTGGAGGTAGCTGGCGGCAGTGAGGAGGGTGCTGAAGTTGGGCTCGGCCGGCTGGTCGCTGGGCAGCAGCTTGCCCGTGTAGATGAAGTCCAGGATCTGCTGGAACACCGTGGAGCTGACCATGTCTGTGTCCAGGTTGATGAGGTTGTCATGCAGGACCAGGGACTTGAAGTAGATGCTGCTGGCGGCCAGGACGTTCTTGTGGGCCCGGAAGATGGAGTTTTCCACCATGATGATGACATCACACAGGAAGCCCTTGGTCCTCTGCTGGTTCAGCTGCAGCAGGAGCTGCTTCGAGTGGCTGGGCAGCTCCATGTCGGGCCCCATGTCCCCGCGCCCTGCCCACACGCACCACCTGTGGGCAAACAGGCACACACGTATTAGGTGACTGGACAGGGTGGGGCTCAATGTGGCACTCAGAGGGGCCTCCGCGCTGACCTGGCACCCGATCCCCACACACAGCTCCACCCCTCAGGTACGGCGCACAGGGAGGGGCTCACACTGCCTGCCGTGTGCAGGTGCCGTACGTGCGTCATCTCACCGAGGACTTGAGCTGCCCTCGCCCGTGCATGGATGAGGACACGGAGGCCAGGAAGGTGCCAAGTAGAGAGACTGGGATTTGCACTTGACCTCACAGCCCAGGCTGTTGTCTCACACCAAAGGAAATTGATCACACACCCGCAGGGACCAGCAGGGAACCACAAATGACCAACACGTGGCTATGAAATCCAGGGAGGAGGAGCCCCCTGGGTGAGCTGACTGCTCCTGCCTGGCGCACAGCCCCATGGGGCCGATCTCCCCAGCTTTCAAGACAAGCTAGAAACCTCTAGACTTTCATGTGAAATCTCCCAATGCTAAATGAAGCCTCCTGTTTCAAATACTGTGTGGCCCAAATCAAACCGAACATCTGCTAAACTCTGCG includes:
- the HIC2 gene encoding hypermethylated in cancer 2 protein produces the protein MVSGPLALRWCVWAGRGDMGPDMELPSHSKQLLLQLNQQRTKGFLCDVIIMVENSIFRAHKNVLAASSIYFKSLVLHDNLINLDTDMVSSTVFQQILDFIYTGKLLPSDQPAEPNFSTLLTAASYLQLPELAALCRRKLKRAGKPFGSGRVGATGMGRPPRSQRLSTASVIQARYPGLVDGRKGAHAPQELPQAKGSDEELFLGGSNQESVHGPGLAVCPAGGEAGLGGCSSSTNGSSGGCEQELGLDLSKKSPPLPPATPGPHLTPDDPAQLSDSQHGSPPSASAPPVANSASYAELGGTPDEPMDLEGAEDSHLSLLEGPGGQPRKSLWHSARKKEWSKKEPAAGSPFERREVGPKGPCPGEEGEGLGDRVPNGILASGGGPSGTYGEPPYPCKEEEENGKDGSEDSGQSGSEGGSGHAGAHYLFLQEGYETVPYGDNLYVCIPCAKGFPSSEQLNAHVETHTEEELFIKEEGAYETGSGGAEEEAEDLSASSAAYAAEPRPFKCSVCEKTYKDPATMRQHEKTHWLMRPFPCNVCGKMFTQRGTMTRHMRSHLGLKPFACDECGMRFTRQYRLTEHMRVHSGEKPYECQLCGGKFTQHRNLISHLRMHTSPS